One Micromonospora sp. WMMD812 genomic window carries:
- a CDS encoding PQQ-dependent sugar dehydrogenase translates to MAGSTAGRRWRWAWGALLAMSAAAGCDGGGDDSGPAPTDLATSSAVSAPTGAPDLDAGEEVARGVDVPWGLAFLPGGDALVAERDTGRVLRIALGGGDPAQVYEVPGVTAGGEGGLLGLAVSPGFAEDNLVYAYFTAERDNRIVRFRLDGGQPEVIFDGIAKARNHNGGRIAFGPDGMLYVGTGDAGDTDRSQDPASPNGKILRLTPDGAPAPGNPTAGSPVYSLGHRNVQGLAWDTQGRLFATEFGQNDLDEVNRIEPGRNYGWPEVEGRGDTAGGRYTNPLVTWPVRDASPSGLAIANGTAYVAALRGERLWSVPLDGDTAGEPSARLEGRHGRLRTVQVAPDGALWVTTSNTDGRGDVRDGDDRILRFPAR, encoded by the coding sequence ATGGCAGGCAGCACGGCAGGCAGGCGGTGGCGGTGGGCGTGGGGGGCGCTGCTCGCGATGAGCGCCGCCGCGGGATGTGACGGCGGCGGGGACGACTCCGGCCCGGCTCCCACCGACCTCGCTACCAGCAGCGCCGTGAGCGCGCCGACCGGAGCCCCTGACCTCGACGCGGGTGAGGAGGTGGCGCGGGGCGTCGACGTGCCGTGGGGTCTGGCGTTCCTGCCGGGCGGCGATGCCCTCGTCGCCGAGCGGGACACCGGCCGGGTGCTGCGGATCGCGCTCGGCGGTGGCGACCCCGCGCAGGTCTACGAGGTGCCGGGCGTGACGGCCGGTGGCGAGGGCGGGCTGCTCGGCCTCGCCGTCTCGCCGGGCTTCGCCGAGGACAACCTGGTCTACGCCTACTTCACCGCCGAGCGAGACAACCGGATCGTCCGCTTCCGCCTCGACGGCGGGCAGCCCGAGGTGATCTTCGACGGCATCGCCAAGGCACGTAACCACAACGGCGGGCGGATCGCGTTCGGCCCGGACGGCATGCTGTACGTGGGCACGGGCGACGCGGGCGACACGGACCGGTCGCAGGACCCGGCGAGCCCCAACGGCAAGATTCTCCGCCTCACCCCCGATGGCGCGCCGGCCCCCGGCAACCCGACCGCCGGGTCGCCGGTGTACAGCCTCGGCCACCGCAACGTGCAGGGTCTGGCCTGGGACACCCAGGGCCGGTTGTTCGCCACCGAGTTCGGGCAGAACGACCTGGACGAGGTGAACCGCATCGAGCCCGGACGCAACTACGGCTGGCCCGAGGTGGAGGGACGCGGCGACACCGCCGGCGGGCGGTACACGAACCCGCTGGTCACGTGGCCGGTCCGGGACGCCTCGCCGTCGGGCCTGGCCATCGCCAACGGCACGGCGTACGTGGCCGCGCTGCGCGGCGAGCGGTTGTGGAGCGTCCCGCTCGACGGGGACACCGCGGGCGAGCCGTCGGCGCGGTTGGAGGGGCGCCACGGCCGCCTGCGGACGGTGCAGGTGGCGCCGGACGGCGCGCTGTGGGTCACCACCTCGAACACCGACGGGCGCGGCGACGTCCGCGACGGCGACGACCGCATTCTGCGCTTTCCCGCACGTTAG
- a CDS encoding Na+/H+ antiporter: MVVGLALLVSSVLARRLRVAPPVLLLGSGLLLGFAPALRDVHLPPEIVLLLFLPALLFWESLTTSLREIRSNLRVIVLLSTVLVIGTAAAVATVAHALGLPWGPAWVLGAAVAPTDATAVGVLARALPRRTVTVLRAESLVNDGTALVIYGLAVGITVGEESLGTAHVSWLFVVAYGGGALVGVVTAWLLLQVRRRLDDPLQDNLVSLLAPFAAFLAAERIHASGVLAVVVTGLWLSQAGPREVSADTRQQGTAFWSLSTFVLNGALFVLIGVEVQSAVRGLTSVDLARGLVAVGVVSATVIGVRFAWHFTTPYLIRLVDRRPQQRRRRVAARARLVSAIAGFRGAVSLAAALAVPQTLRSGAPFPDRDTIVFVTAGVIVVTLVVQGLLLPVVVRWARLPRDTTAEHERHLAETVATEEALAAIPRVAADLDTDPDVVERLSREYRKRLRVLRASRGEGDDDVALRYDEQYSALRLAVLAHKRAAVVRLRDERRIDDAVLREVQARLDIEEVRLARRETPE, translated from the coding sequence GTGGTGGTCGGTCTGGCGCTGCTCGTGTCCAGCGTCCTCGCGCGTCGCCTCCGGGTCGCCCCGCCGGTGCTCCTGCTCGGCTCCGGCCTGCTCCTGGGGTTCGCGCCCGCGCTGCGCGACGTGCACCTGCCACCCGAGATCGTGCTGCTGCTCTTCCTGCCCGCCCTGTTGTTCTGGGAGAGCCTGACCACCTCGCTGCGCGAGATCCGCAGCAATCTGCGGGTCATCGTCCTGCTGAGCACCGTGCTGGTAATCGGTACGGCCGCCGCGGTGGCGACGGTGGCGCACGCGCTGGGGCTGCCGTGGGGGCCGGCGTGGGTGCTCGGCGCGGCCGTCGCGCCGACCGATGCGACGGCGGTCGGGGTGCTCGCCCGGGCGCTGCCCCGTCGCACCGTCACCGTGCTGCGCGCGGAGAGCCTGGTCAACGACGGCACGGCGCTGGTCATCTACGGGCTGGCCGTCGGCATCACGGTGGGCGAGGAGAGCCTCGGCACGGCGCACGTCTCGTGGCTGTTCGTGGTCGCGTACGGCGGAGGCGCACTGGTCGGGGTGGTGACCGCGTGGCTGCTGCTCCAGGTCCGCCGACGGCTCGACGATCCGCTGCAGGACAACCTGGTCTCCCTCCTGGCCCCGTTCGCCGCGTTCCTGGCCGCCGAGAGGATCCACGCCTCCGGCGTGCTCGCCGTCGTGGTGACCGGGCTGTGGCTGAGCCAGGCCGGCCCCCGCGAGGTGAGCGCCGACACCCGCCAGCAGGGGACGGCGTTCTGGTCCCTGTCCACGTTCGTGCTCAACGGCGCGCTGTTCGTCCTCATCGGGGTGGAGGTCCAGTCCGCCGTCCGTGGTCTGACCAGTGTCGACCTCGCCCGCGGGCTGGTCGCGGTCGGCGTCGTCTCGGCGACCGTGATCGGCGTGCGCTTCGCCTGGCACTTCACCACCCCGTACCTGATCCGCCTGGTGGACCGGCGCCCTCAGCAGCGACGGCGCCGGGTCGCCGCCCGCGCCCGGCTGGTCAGCGCGATCGCCGGGTTCCGCGGCGCCGTGTCGCTCGCCGCGGCGCTCGCGGTGCCGCAGACGCTGCGATCCGGGGCGCCGTTCCCCGACCGGGACACGATCGTGTTCGTCACGGCGGGGGTCATCGTGGTGACGCTGGTGGTGCAGGGTCTGCTGCTGCCGGTCGTGGTGCGCTGGGCCCGGCTGCCCCGCGACACGACCGCCGAGCACGAGCGGCACCTGGCCGAGACGGTCGCCACCGAGGAGGCGCTCGCCGCGATTCCGCGGGTCGCCGCCGACCTCGACACCGACCCGGACGTCGTCGAGCGGCTGAGCCGGGAATATCGGAAGCGCCTGCGGGTGCTGCGCGCCAGCCGCGGCGAGGGCGACGACGACGTGGCGCTGCGGTACGACGAGCAGTACAGCGCGCTGCGCCTGGCCGTGCTCGCCCACAAGCGCGCCGCCGTCGTCCGGCTGCGCGACGAGCGCCGCATCGACGACGCCGTGCTGCGCGAGGTGCAGGCCAGGCTGGACATCGAGGAGGTACGCCTGGCCCGGCGCGAGACGCCGGAGTGA
- a CDS encoding spermidine synthase — protein MGEAASVVERAVTARGELVLREHAGHFEIISNGVFLMDTRAGASERLLVRAALDLLRPGGRVLIGGLGVGFSLAEAVASALPAEIVVVEIERTIIDWHRRSLAAYSAHALDDPRVRVVNEDIVTWLRRTGEVFDAICLDTDNGPDWTVFAQNAALYDTDGIALLRDRLAEGGTLAIWSASAAPRYADRLAAVIGPVTAHPVAVSRGEPDMVYLARRGGPGRPGRAG, from the coding sequence ATGGGGGAAGCGGCTTCCGTGGTCGAGCGGGCGGTGACCGCGCGGGGTGAGCTGGTCCTCCGGGAGCACGCCGGTCACTTCGAGATCATCAGCAACGGGGTGTTCCTCATGGACACCCGTGCGGGCGCGTCGGAGCGGCTGCTCGTCCGGGCGGCGCTCGACCTGCTGCGGCCGGGGGGTCGGGTCCTGATCGGCGGGCTCGGCGTGGGCTTCTCGCTGGCCGAGGCCGTCGCGTCGGCGCTGCCCGCGGAGATCGTCGTGGTGGAGATCGAGCGGACGATCATCGACTGGCACCGCCGCAGCCTGGCCGCCTACAGTGCCCACGCCCTCGACGATCCCCGGGTGCGGGTCGTCAACGAGGACATCGTGACGTGGCTGCGCCGCACCGGCGAGGTCTTCGACGCCATCTGCCTCGACACCGACAACGGCCCGGACTGGACGGTCTTCGCGCAGAACGCGGCACTGTACGACACGGACGGCATCGCCCTGCTGCGCGACCGTCTGGCCGAGGGGGGCACCCTGGCCATCTGGAGCGCCTCGGCGGCACCGCGGTACGCCGACCGCCTGGCGGCGGTGATCGGCCCGGTCACCGCCCACCCGGTCGCGGTGTCCCGCGGTGAGCCGGACATGGTCTACCTGGCCCGTCGCGGCGGTCCGGGCCGGCCGGGCCGCGCGGGCTGA
- a CDS encoding dihydrofolate reductase family protein, whose product MTKVTAQLSVSLDGFYAGPRHTGDGDWMASAESAGFFRVTRWATDAMAWRERQGFAGGEQDTNSEVIAETFAAAGAYVMGRRMADGGEVPWGEEPPFRAPVFVVTHRPRQRLVRGGGTSFTYVTEGLVSAVEQARAAAGDRDVAVAGGGGLVRQVLAAGLLDELELHIVPVVLGTGLRLFDADLDLAEKEGIELTPTRVLHAPQVTHIRYTVGGRAPLLLDDRGSGGGATTIIN is encoded by the coding sequence ATGACGAAGGTGACCGCACAGCTGTCGGTGTCGCTGGACGGGTTCTACGCGGGCCCGCGGCACACCGGCGACGGCGACTGGATGGCGTCGGCCGAGAGCGCCGGCTTCTTCCGGGTCACCCGCTGGGCGACCGACGCGATGGCCTGGCGCGAACGGCAGGGCTTCGCCGGCGGGGAGCAGGACACGAACTCGGAGGTGATCGCCGAGACGTTCGCGGCCGCCGGCGCGTACGTGATGGGGCGGCGGATGGCCGACGGCGGCGAGGTGCCCTGGGGGGAGGAGCCACCGTTCCGCGCGCCGGTCTTCGTCGTCACGCACCGGCCCCGCCAGCGGTTGGTGCGCGGGGGCGGCACCAGTTTCACGTACGTCACCGAGGGCCTGGTCAGTGCCGTCGAGCAGGCGCGCGCCGCGGCGGGCGACCGCGACGTCGCGGTGGCCGGGGGTGGCGGCCTGGTCCGGCAGGTGCTCGCGGCCGGCCTGCTGGACGAACTGGAACTGCACATCGTGCCGGTCGTGCTCGGCACCGGCCTGCGGCTGTTCGACGCGGACCTCGACCTCGCCGAGAAGGAGGGGATCGAGCTGACGCCGACCCGCGTGCTCCACGCGCCACAGGTCACCCACATCCGCTACACGGTGGGTGGCCGTGCTCCGCTCCTCCTCGACGACCGGGGCAGCGGCGGCGGCGCGACGACGATCATCAACTGA
- a CDS encoding DUF1905 domain-containing protein, which yields MDVEFRGEIWFWRGPAPWYFVTVPAVESGALEATSASVSYGWGMIPVVARIGQTEWRTSLFPKDGRYVVPVKTRVRAAEGLDMGDLVTVRLSVDV from the coding sequence ATGGACGTGGAGTTCCGTGGCGAGATCTGGTTCTGGAGGGGCCCGGCGCCGTGGTACTTCGTCACGGTCCCGGCCGTCGAGAGCGGCGCGTTGGAGGCGACGTCGGCGTCCGTCAGCTACGGCTGGGGCATGATCCCGGTCGTGGCGCGCATCGGGCAGACCGAGTGGCGGACGTCGCTCTTCCCGAAGGACGGGCGGTACGTCGTACCGGTGAAGACACGGGTGCGCGCGGCCGAGGGGCTCGACATGGGCGACCTCGTGACCGTGCGCCTCTCCGTCGACGTCTGA
- a CDS encoding DUF4331 family protein: protein MSHHLDTPHAAQSGQLYINDLFVFDGERGTVFVMDVNSSITGADIKSGFQTESRYEFKIHFDGHEMEDLTYRLSFGDADAQGRQPMTLHAVTGAEARDDGATGTMLVEGRTGETASTDTLRLWAGRIRDPFFIDLDQLATVNDAFKNGAKLDRKSWRPENAKNTFAGTTVESIVLEVAKGEKTLRDSGPIGVWCRTMLATDAGGWRQINRAGHPMMWPIFWPTDVDFSDPANVRHPCDDLRADGSGIAATVGRVVAANGTAPDPEAYGWSVARAVYPDLLTYQIGTPANYGFAVRNGRTMLDNVPEVMFSLVLNTGMTSGLTSDVTKDARSDTFPYVVAA, encoded by the coding sequence ATGTCGCACCACCTCGACACCCCCCACGCCGCTCAGAGCGGCCAGCTCTACATCAACGACCTGTTCGTCTTCGACGGCGAGCGCGGCACCGTGTTCGTCATGGACGTGAACAGCTCGATCACCGGGGCCGACATCAAGTCCGGCTTCCAGACGGAGTCGCGCTACGAGTTCAAAATCCACTTTGACGGGCACGAGATGGAGGACCTGACCTACCGGCTGTCCTTCGGGGACGCGGACGCGCAGGGCCGGCAGCCGATGACCCTGCACGCGGTGACCGGCGCCGAGGCGCGGGACGACGGGGCGACCGGCACCATGCTGGTGGAAGGCCGGACCGGCGAGACCGCGAGCACGGACACCCTCCGACTGTGGGCGGGCCGCATCCGCGACCCGTTCTTCATCGACCTCGACCAGCTCGCGACCGTCAACGACGCGTTCAAGAACGGCGCGAAGCTGGACCGGAAGTCGTGGCGGCCGGAGAACGCGAAGAACACCTTCGCCGGCACCACCGTCGAGTCGATCGTCCTAGAGGTCGCCAAGGGCGAGAAGACGCTGCGCGACAGCGGCCCGATCGGCGTCTGGTGCCGCACCATGCTGGCCACCGACGCGGGCGGGTGGCGGCAGATCAACCGCGCCGGCCACCCCATGATGTGGCCCATCTTCTGGCCCACCGACGTCGACTTCTCCGACCCGGCGAACGTCCGGCACCCCTGCGACGACCTGCGGGCGGACGGCTCCGGGATTGCGGCGACGGTCGGACGGGTCGTGGCGGCGAACGGGACCGCGCCGGACCCGGAGGCGTACGGCTGGAGCGTGGCCCGGGCGGTCTACCCGGACCTGCTGACGTACCAGATCGGCACTCCGGCGAACTACGGCTTCGCGGTCCGCAACGGGCGCACCATGCTGGACAACGTGCCCGAGGTGATGTTCTCGCTGGTGCTGAACACCGGGATGACCTCCGGGCTCACCTCGGACGTGACCAAGGACGCCCGCTCCGACACCTTCCCGTACGTCGTGGCGGCCTGA
- a CDS encoding aldo/keto reductase: MHYYLLGRSGLRVSRLALGTMNFGTGGFHAAYGKTEAEAEPIFRRYLEAGGNFIDTADFYTAGESEQILGRLIASAGARDRLVLTSKFTNTVDPVDPNASGNGRKHIIRALDASLRRLGTDYLDLYLLHTWDRITPVEEVVRTFDDLVRAGKIRYAGLSDVPAWYAARAQSVAEAHALTPMINLQLPYSLVARGIEPEFLPMAQSLGMGLTAWSPIGGGLLSGKYRRTEDGLTGAGRLGTAGANGRPVSDRDWRVIDALERVAGELGRSMAQVAINWVATQPAVGSVIIGASSPDQVDGNLAALDFAIPRELRARLDEASAEPLAGPYAMFTPEYQSWIVSPGLGVGDKPAGYAPPVWNGAARPVG, translated from the coding sequence ATGCACTACTACCTGCTCGGCCGGTCCGGGCTGCGGGTGAGCCGCCTGGCGCTGGGCACGATGAACTTCGGCACCGGCGGCTTCCACGCCGCGTACGGCAAGACCGAGGCGGAGGCCGAGCCGATCTTCCGGCGCTACCTGGAGGCCGGCGGCAACTTCATCGACACGGCGGACTTCTACACCGCCGGTGAGAGCGAACAGATCCTCGGCCGGCTGATCGCGTCCGCCGGAGCGCGCGACCGGCTCGTGCTGACCAGCAAGTTCACCAACACCGTCGACCCCGTCGACCCGAACGCCAGCGGCAACGGCCGCAAGCACATCATCCGCGCGCTGGACGCGTCGCTGCGTCGGCTCGGCACCGACTACCTCGACCTGTACCTGCTGCACACCTGGGACCGGATCACCCCGGTCGAGGAGGTCGTGCGTACCTTCGACGACCTGGTGCGGGCGGGCAAGATCCGGTACGCCGGCCTGTCCGACGTGCCCGCCTGGTACGCCGCCCGGGCGCAGAGCGTCGCCGAGGCGCACGCGCTGACGCCGATGATCAACCTGCAACTGCCGTACTCCCTGGTCGCCCGGGGCATCGAGCCGGAGTTCCTGCCGATGGCGCAGTCGCTCGGGATGGGACTCACCGCGTGGAGTCCCATCGGCGGCGGACTGCTCAGCGGCAAGTACCGGCGGACCGAGGACGGGCTGACCGGTGCGGGTCGGCTCGGCACCGCGGGCGCGAACGGGCGACCGGTGAGCGACCGGGACTGGCGGGTGATCGACGCGCTCGAGCGCGTGGCCGGCGAGCTGGGCCGGAGCATGGCCCAGGTGGCAATCAACTGGGTGGCGACCCAACCCGCCGTCGGCTCCGTGATCATCGGGGCGAGCAGCCCCGATCAGGTCGACGGCAACCTGGCCGCGCTCGACTTCGCGATCCCGCGCGAGCTGCGCGCCCGGCTCGACGAGGCCAGCGCCGAACCGCTGGCCGGGCCGTACGCGATGTTCACCCCGGAGTACCAGTCCTGGATCGTCAGCCCGGGCCTGGGCGTCGGCGACAAGCCGGCCGGGTACGCCCCGCCGGTGTGGAACGGCGCCGCCCGGCCGGTCGGCTGA
- a CDS encoding sigma-70 family RNA polymerase sigma factor, with protein sequence MSVAEDDADLVRLAQSGDVAALGVLLGRHEAGMRAVALSVLGYGPEAEDAVQDAMVVALRRVGEVRDPASVGSWLRAIVRNNCRMALRASRPTPVAEPEWFALPAGTPTPEEALDRGALRDWVWHAIGGLSEPDRLVTLLRYFSDASSYDHIAALCGVPVGTVRSRLSHARRTLAEGLHTSATAAHADATASADARWREGRDMIAAAMRGDFDRVVRDSWWPDAELLVPGGRRGGRDFAVRGMAKDLADGVRQRLRNVVASRDVLIWETDLISPPDDPDHCPPGALWLQLLREGRVRQMRLFHPTPARAGAQPAAA encoded by the coding sequence ATGAGCGTGGCCGAAGACGACGCGGACCTCGTCCGGCTGGCCCAGTCGGGCGACGTGGCCGCGCTCGGCGTGCTGCTGGGACGCCACGAGGCCGGGATGCGCGCGGTCGCCCTGAGCGTGCTCGGCTACGGACCGGAGGCCGAGGACGCGGTGCAGGACGCGATGGTGGTGGCGCTGCGCCGCGTCGGCGAGGTCCGTGACCCCGCGTCCGTCGGCTCCTGGCTGCGGGCCATCGTCCGGAACAACTGCCGGATGGCGCTGCGCGCGTCCCGACCGACGCCGGTCGCCGAGCCCGAGTGGTTCGCCCTCCCGGCCGGCACGCCCACCCCGGAGGAGGCGCTGGACCGGGGCGCGCTGCGCGACTGGGTCTGGCACGCGATCGGCGGCCTCTCCGAGCCCGACCGGCTGGTGACCCTGCTCCGGTACTTCAGCGACGCGTCCTCGTACGACCACATCGCGGCCCTGTGCGGGGTGCCGGTCGGCACCGTCCGCAGCCGTCTCAGCCACGCCCGACGCACGCTCGCCGAGGGTCTGCACACGTCGGCGACGGCGGCGCACGCCGACGCGACGGCGTCGGCCGACGCGCGGTGGCGCGAGGGCCGGGACATGATCGCCGCGGCAATGCGCGGGGACTTCGACCGCGTGGTCCGCGACAGCTGGTGGCCGGACGCCGAGCTGCTGGTCCCCGGCGGGCGGCGCGGTGGCCGCGACTTCGCGGTCCGCGGCATGGCGAAGGACCTGGCCGACGGCGTACGCCAGCGCCTGCGCAACGTCGTGGCCAGCCGCGACGTGCTGATCTGGGAGACCGACCTGATCAGCCCGCCCGACGACCCGGACCACTGCCCGCCCGGCGCGCTCTGGTTGCAGCTGTTGCGGGAGGGACGGGTGCGGCAGATGCGGCTCTTCCACCCGACCCCGGCCCGGGCGGGCGCCCAGCCGGCGGCTGCCTGA
- a CDS encoding alpha/beta hydrolase: MGSTSHDAGVLTPGTHEFTVDGVRQVYHVAGTGPVCVVHSGGPGIAWAYLRMPRIEEHFTTVYVEPVGTGASGRLASRDDYRLDTYVRFLGAVVDHLGVPRVHLLGHSHGGFVVQTYALAHPDRVAGLVLYDTSAVTGAEFWAEAMAGLAAYPQRHPDRPEAAAVPAAFQEAVTATDDDALSAALRAAMPVYFADFWSRQDEFAAFQAAVRVWAEPAGAQDPTPFDVRDRLGEIIAPTVVIVGADDFICGPRWAEQLHEGIKDSRLVVLGRSGHFGHLEQPAEFAAAVVELLDR; this comes from the coding sequence ATGGGTTCCACCAGCCACGACGCCGGCGTCCTCACCCCGGGCACGCACGAGTTCACCGTCGACGGCGTCCGGCAGGTCTACCACGTCGCCGGCACCGGCCCGGTGTGCGTGGTGCACAGCGGCGGCCCCGGCATCGCCTGGGCGTACCTGCGGATGCCCCGCATCGAGGAGCACTTCACCACGGTGTACGTCGAGCCGGTCGGCACCGGCGCCTCGGGGCGGCTCGCCAGCCGGGACGACTACCGCCTCGACACGTACGTCCGGTTCCTCGGCGCGGTGGTCGACCACCTCGGCGTGCCCCGGGTCCACCTGCTCGGCCACTCGCACGGCGGTTTCGTCGTCCAGACGTACGCGCTGGCGCACCCGGACCGGGTCGCCGGCCTCGTCCTCTACGACACCTCGGCGGTCACCGGCGCCGAGTTCTGGGCCGAGGCGATGGCCGGTCTGGCCGCGTACCCGCAGCGGCACCCGGACCGCCCCGAGGCCGCCGCGGTCCCGGCCGCCTTCCAGGAGGCCGTCACCGCCACCGACGACGACGCGCTGAGCGCCGCCCTCCGCGCCGCCATGCCGGTCTACTTCGCGGACTTCTGGTCCCGCCAGGACGAGTTCGCCGCGTTCCAGGCGGCGGTCCGGGTCTGGGCGGAGCCGGCGGGCGCCCAGGACCCGACACCGTTCGACGTCCGGGACCGGCTCGGCGAGATCATCGCGCCGACCGTGGTGATCGTCGGCGCGGACGACTTCATCTGCGGCCCGCGGTGGGCGGAGCAACTGCACGAGGGCATCAAGGACTCGCGCCTCGTGGTGCTGGGGCGCAGCGGCCACTTCGGGCACCTGGAGCAGCCGGCGGAGTTCGCCGCGGCGGTCGTCGAGCTGCTGGACCGCTGA
- a CDS encoding NPCBM/NEW2 domain-containing protein — protein sequence MKRPVLTALFALTAGLLTVPAPAQAAPAAGPGAGAAPAAQQLLSPTPYQGWNTYFGLGGNFSEQSVREVSDALVDRGLAKAGYDIVWLDGGWQDPEPRTAAGDLQADRTRFPNGLKPLVDYIHGKGLRAGIYTDAGPYIPGKCGLGSGGYYQRDADQFAAWEFDAVKVDFLCGIAADLDPKTVFTEFAHALRNNASGRQIIFNLCNPVTSPDWGDYPEEQQSTYSWTYAPAIAQSWRTYTDVGFVGDIKFKDVLRNYDANARHPEVAGPGHFNDPDYVAPELGMTDEEFRTQMSLWAVAAAPLVIGSDVRKLSQTSVDILADADMLAVNQDKAGVQAVRVGPAGTTETWVKRLADGGRAVVLLNRGESPTVQTTTGAKIGLSGSRFTVKNAWTNTVTESAGTISAAVPAHGAALLRITPARGLPGVPHVTASLPKVTQVGGAPTPDGSAPVLAGGDEARVEIAVRNDGLLPVFTPKVVLATPAGWTVRPLNRAPLLLAPGGRTTYAFTVSPPASAAAGTASVTATTSYDVLGHGRLKQQTASSLVIAPVPPDGAVVLSHHTWISATSGWMSPTVDLSVGGWSPISMLGQVHPTGLGVASPSTVRYYVGDQCSRLTALVGIDDAVRNVGPEGGTATFQVVGDGRVLFDSGVVTRDATQQVDVDLSGVRVLDLVVGDAGDGGYNDRANWAGLNATC from the coding sequence GTGAAACGACCTGTGCTCACCGCCCTGTTCGCGCTCACGGCCGGTCTGCTGACCGTGCCCGCACCCGCCCAGGCCGCCCCCGCGGCCGGCCCGGGAGCCGGCGCGGCGCCGGCCGCTCAGCAACTGCTGAGCCCCACGCCGTACCAGGGCTGGAACACGTACTTCGGCCTCGGCGGCAACTTCTCGGAGCAGTCGGTGCGGGAGGTCTCGGACGCCCTGGTCGACCGCGGTCTCGCGAAGGCCGGCTACGACATCGTCTGGCTGGACGGCGGCTGGCAGGACCCGGAGCCCCGGACCGCCGCCGGTGACCTGCAGGCCGACCGGACCCGCTTCCCGAACGGGTTGAAGCCGCTGGTCGACTACATCCATGGCAAGGGCCTGCGGGCGGGCATCTACACCGACGCCGGACCGTACATCCCGGGCAAGTGCGGGCTCGGCAGCGGCGGCTACTACCAGCGCGACGCGGACCAGTTCGCCGCCTGGGAGTTCGACGCGGTGAAGGTGGACTTCCTCTGCGGGATCGCCGCGGACCTGGACCCGAAGACGGTCTTCACCGAGTTCGCGCACGCGCTGCGGAACAACGCCAGCGGCCGTCAGATCATCTTCAACCTGTGCAACCCGGTGACCTCCCCCGACTGGGGCGACTACCCGGAGGAGCAGCAGTCGACGTACTCCTGGACCTACGCGCCGGCGATCGCGCAGTCCTGGCGCACGTACACCGACGTGGGCTTCGTCGGGGACATCAAGTTCAAGGACGTGCTGCGCAACTACGACGCGAACGCGCGGCACCCCGAGGTCGCCGGACCGGGTCACTTCAACGACCCGGACTACGTCGCGCCCGAACTCGGGATGACCGACGAGGAGTTCCGTACGCAGATGTCGCTGTGGGCCGTCGCCGCCGCGCCACTGGTGATCGGTAGCGACGTCCGCAAGCTCAGCCAGACCTCGGTCGACATCCTCGCCGACGCGGACATGCTCGCCGTCAACCAGGACAAGGCCGGCGTCCAGGCCGTCCGCGTCGGTCCCGCCGGCACGACCGAGACCTGGGTGAAGCGGCTCGCCGACGGCGGCCGTGCCGTGGTGCTGCTCAACCGGGGCGAGAGCCCGACCGTGCAGACCACCACGGGCGCCAAGATCGGCCTGTCCGGGTCGCGGTTCACCGTGAAGAACGCCTGGACCAACACGGTCACCGAGAGCGCCGGCACGATCAGCGCGGCCGTGCCCGCCCACGGCGCGGCGCTGCTGCGGATCACACCGGCCCGCGGCCTGCCGGGTGTCCCGCACGTGACCGCCAGCCTGCCCAAGGTCACGCAGGTCGGCGGCGCTCCGACGCCGGACGGTTCGGCGCCGGTGCTCGCCGGCGGCGACGAGGCGCGGGTCGAAATCGCCGTGCGCAACGACGGCCTGCTGCCGGTGTTCACGCCGAAGGTCGTGCTGGCGACGCCGGCCGGCTGGACGGTCCGGCCCCTGAACCGGGCGCCGCTGCTGCTGGCTCCGGGCGGCCGTACCACATACGCGTTCACGGTGTCCCCGCCGGCCTCCGCCGCCGCCGGCACCGCGTCGGTGACCGCGACCACGTCGTACGACGTGCTCGGGCACGGTCGGCTGAAGCAGCAGACGGCGTCGAGCCTGGTGATCGCACCGGTGCCACCGGACGGTGCGGTCGTGCTGTCGCACCACACCTGGATCAGCGCCACCAGCGGCTGGATGAGCCCGACCGTCGACCTCAGCGTCGGCGGCTGGTCCCCGATCAGCATGCTCGGCCAGGTGCACCCCACCGGCCTCGGCGTCGCGTCCCCGTCCACGGTCCGCTACTACGTCGGCGACCAGTGCAGCCGGCTGACCGCGCTCGTCGGCATCGACGACGCGGTGCGCAACGTCGGCCCCGAGGGCGGGACCGCCACCTTCCAGGTGGTCGGCGACGGTCGGGTGCTGTTCGACAGCGGCGTGGTGACCCGCGACGCCACCCAGCAGGTCGACGTCGACCTGTCCGGCGTCCGGGTGCTCGACCTGGTGGTCGGTGACGCCGGCGACGGCGGCTACAACGACCGTGCCAACTGGGCCGGCCTGAACGCCACCTGCTGA